The following proteins come from a genomic window of Bacilli bacterium PM5-9:
- a CDS encoding transposase (product_source=COG3464; cog=COG3464), with protein sequence SKIKKLKTISCGYKKFERFKTRIFITENLIKI encoded by the coding sequence ATCTAAGATTAAAAAGTTAAAAACAATATCATGTGGATATAAAAAATTCGAAAGATTTAAAACTAGAATTTTTATAACAGAGAATCTAATTAAGATATAA